The bacterium DNA window TAAAAACATTTTTACTTATTTCTATCTTGTTTGTTAATATAATTTTCTTACACAGCTCAAATATCTCCTCCACTCGCGCCGATATAACTTTTGAGGCGAACTTTAGATTAACAGTATCGCTTTCCCAATCCTCAGTGGTCGGTATTAGAATTGATGCGTGTTCTATTATCTCCTCAGGAAGAGCATTCCCAAAGTTCCTCTTAAGCCCTTCAGCTGTGGCTTTTGATAGCCTTAACATATAAACGAGGTCTTGCGTTATAATATTTCCTGCAAGATGGTGAGCTTCAGTTAAAACAAGCTTTCCGTCTATATAAACTAAAATATCCGTTACATCCGCACCGATATCTATGATTATCGCATTTTCCCAGTGCCTATCCTCTGAACTAACCCCCTCCGAAATAGCGAGCTGACCCGCTATAAGTTCATCCGCATATACACCTGCCATATTGAATGCAGCCTGAGCATTGTCAACAGAAGATATAGAAGCCGCAAAAGCAATTATATCACCTTCATAAATTTGCTCTGAAAAGTCATTATCCGCTTTCGAATCATTTTCAACAAAGAACTTGAAATCTATCAATTTCCCATCAGGCATCATTGAAAATATTTCAGATGAGCCTATAGCCTTAAATATAGCATCGACCATTTTGGCGCGATTTCCTTCCTTTCTTACTCTGACTCCTTTGGACACGAATGATTTCACACCACTTCCGCCAAGAATCCCAAATACTTTTTCAGGCATAATATCGGCCATCTCTATCGCATTTCTCATTACAACTTTTATTGTGGCAGCAGTTTTCTCTGGCTCTATAACCGCTCCCTGAACAATTCCGTCAGTCTCTTTTGCACATATAGATTTTATATTTATTCCCTTTCTCGAAGCGCCGAATATCGCAGCCCCTATTTTGCTCGTGCCTATATCTATTACTCCGAAAATATGCTCACTCATTGTTCCCCCCAACTTCTTACCATATATTTTTCCTTGTATCTAACCACAGCCTGTCCGGAAAACCTGAAGTCTATTTCATCAACTTTTTGTATATCTTTTCCAATATTGTCGAGCACCACATTTAATTTATCCCATATATCCCAATCATCACCGACAAGTACTTTAACTCCACTTTCACGCAATATAATGATTATCTCGTCTTCATATGGCGCTATAACCTCGGAGATTATGTCCAACATTCCGCTTTCATGTTCTGCTATATAATTTAAAAAATTCAGTGCTAAATTCGCGGATTTACAGTTCACAATTGTATATGGTTCTACAATGCAATCTTCTATAGGAGTTATTATGGGAAGGTCTATAATTCCGCTATACCCTTCCATCGGTAACACTTCGCCATTTTCCGTTAATCCCCAAAATCTACCTGTATTTAACAGATAAGCTGGCTTTTTCTCAACTACAGATATATACAAAGTATGAGGATATTTTATATACACATCCGCAAGCTCAATTTCCTTCATATTCATCAATTTTCTTTTTATTCTTTCAACATTAACCAGAAGAAGATTCCTGCCAGTTGTCAAACCGATAGTATGTAATATATAATCTTTTGATAATCTTATATTACCTGTAACTATTATCCTGTTAAGCCTGAATAACGGGTTTACAACAAGAATCCAGAGCATCGAAATGCCCACAACAAGCGATATAGCAAGCAGTATTTTAGCAAAATTTTGCATTATATATTCCCCAAAATTTTTATTTCCAGCTCGAGTTTAACTCCAAACTTTTTGTATACAACGTCACGAATTAGCTCAATAAGACTCATAACATCCCGTGCGGTTGCACCGCCGACATTAACGATGAAGTTCGCATGTTTCTCGGAAATTTTGGCCCCGCCTATTTGTTTTCCTTTCAAGCCTGCATCGTCAATAAGCTTTCCGGCATGAAGCCCTGGAGGATTTCTGAAAATACATCCAGCACACTTTGCGTCGATCGGCTGGCTCTCGGCACGAAGGGTTTTAAAGTAATTTATTCTTTCCAGTGCATACTTAGCGCCCACTTTTGGAAGTTCAAACTTGGCAGAAAGTATTACCGACCCAGAAGGTATGCCAATCCCTCTGTAGTTTATCACGAGGTCGGCTTTCCTCAGCACCTTTGTTTTACTGCTGCCCACCCATATTTCCAACTCCATCAGCTCGTCAGCTATCTCCACTCCGTATGCCCCTGCATTCATCGCCACGGCTCCTCCCACGGAACCTGGGATTCCAGCAAGTGGCTCAAGACCTCCGAATCCATCTTTAGCAACGGTAAATATAGCCCTGGATAAAGGCAGCCCCGCCTCAAAAACCCAGACACCGCCCCCGAGTTTAACTATGCCGTCCAATCCTTCACCGATAACCACGACAGCGCCCGAAAAACCGTCATCGCTCGCGAGAACATTGGTCCCTTTGCCGAGCACATAAACCGGGATTTCCGCTTCCGCCAATATTTGCAAAACTTTTATTAATTGTTCTTTGCTCGAGGGGAATAGGACCAAATCCGCAGGTCCCCCTATACCGAATGAAGTAAGCAGGGATAGCGGGTAATTCCTTTCGATTCGACAAATTCCCTTAATCTCATCGATAACTTTTTCCACATCAGCTACCATAGTATCATTTCTCCCTTTCGACTTTAGCGCTTAACTGCTTCAAAAACTCATCCCCCACTTTCCAGATATTTCCCGCACCTATTGTCATAACTATGTCGTTAGGTTTCGTTATTTTAAGAAGCAATGCTGGTATATTCTCCATTTTGGGTTCGTAAAACACACTTCTATGACCGTAGTCTTTTGCAGCACGAGCGATAAGCTCTCCCGTAACGCCTTCTATAGGTTCCTCACGAGCACCGTAAACATCAGTAACCACGAGCACATCCGAATCGAGAAATGCCTTGCCGAACTCGTGGGCAAATTCCTTCGTTCTTGAGTAAAGATGAGGCTGGAACACAGCTACTACTCTCCTGTCGTAGGTCATTTTGGCTGCTTGGAGAGTAACTCTTATCTCCGTGGGATGATGAGCGAAATCATCAATAACGAGAATACCGCTTACATACCCCTTAATCTGGAATCTTCTGTAAACACCTTGGAATTTTGCCAGTCCACGCTTTATATCCTCGAAATCAAGCCCGAGCTCAATACCCACTGCTATGGCAGCAAGTGTATTCTTTACATTATGGAGCCCAACCAATTTCGTGTGCACCGAACCGACTGGCTTATCGCTTACAAGAACTTCGAAATCGGTTCCCTTCTCGGAAAAACTTATTTTTACCGCCCTAACATCAGCCTGAGTTGAAAGCCCGTAAGTAATAACTCGTCGCTCAATTTTTGGCATCAACTCCTGCAACGGTGGTTCATCTATGCATAGTATGACAGCACCGTAAAAAGGAACTTTATTCATGAACTGCAGGAAAGCATCGAAAAGATTCTCTATGTCGCCATAGCTTTCCATGTGCTCTCGTTCAATGTTGGTCACGACAGCAATGGTCGGTGAAAGTCGCAGGAACGACTTGTCGAACTCATCAGCTTCCGCGACAAGATACTGCCCCGTGCCGAGTCTAACATTGGAGCGCAAGTTAACCACTCTCCCGCCAACGATAACAGTAGGATCGACATCGGCCTCAGTTAGCACCTGCCCTATAAGTGATGTCGTAGTGCTTTTGCCATGTGTACCCGCGACAGCAATGCCGTATTTAAGCCTCATCAGTTCCGCCAACATCTCAGCACGAGGTATGATCGGAATACCGCGTTCCTTTGCGGCGATTACCTCGGGATTGTCGCTCTTTATAGCGGACGAGACCACCACCACATCAGCATCACCAACATTTTCAGCGGAGTGCTCATAGAAAACCTTCGCCCCAAGCCTTTCAAGCCGTTTTGTTACATCGCTTTTTCGGATGTCCGAACCAGTAATTTTGTAACCAAGATTAAGCAGAATTTCCGCTATCCCGCTCATTCCACTTCCTCCAATCCCGACGAAATGGAGCCACTTGACTTTCCTCGACATGTAACCCGGTCTTGGCGTCATCATCCCTCCTCGGAATCACCTCTTATCTCAGCATAGATAAACTCAGCGATAACTTGCGATGCATTGGGCTTGGCTATCTCCAACATAGCCTTTGACATTGCATCGAGCTTTTCCTTATTCCTGAGAAGCCCATCAATCGTTTCGTACAGAATCTTTGGGGTAAGCTCACGCTGTTCTATTACTATTGCTGCGCCTTTCTCAGCAAAAACCATGGCATTCTTGCTCTGATGGTTTCCGGCAGCATAGGGATACGGTACTATTATAGCTGGCAAACCAGCAGCGGCTATTTCTGCCAAAGTTATAGCGCCCGCACGACACACTACGAGGTCGCTCGCTCTATACGCAGACCACATATCGTCGATGAAGTCGAGAATTTTAATAGGCTCTTTTCTTTTAGCAATCCAGTTTCTAAGGTCCTCGAAATCTCGCTTTCCACACTGCCAAAGAAGCTGACATTTTTGTGGAAAACCTACTTCCTCTATCATCAAACGCATTATTGTATTCAGCGGAGATGAGCCTTGGCTCCCGCCGGTGAGTAGGACCGTGGGCAGGGAGGGAGAGAGGCCAAATCTCTCTCGACAGGAGCTTTTATCTTCGCTCATCTCCATGGGGGTGATGGGGTTACCTGTATGGATGGCAAACTTCTTACGCCACAAATATTTTTTAGCTTCATCAAAACCGAGAAAAACTTTTCGTGCGAAAACCGAGCCAAATCTCGTTGCAAGCCCGGGATACGAATTCTGTTCCTGAAGGAATATCGGCACACCCGACATAGCAGCCGCCAATATCGCAGGTGCGCTGACATATCCGCCCGTTCCTATAAGCGCGTTTGGTCTAAATTTCTTTATTATAGAAAGGGACTTAAGGACACCTTTAAAAAGCGCAAACACAGCCTTAAAACCTTTCCATGGCTTGGCTTCGATAAGTTTCAGTTGAAAGCCGGCCTTTGGGACCAGAGAGGTCTCAAGTCCCCGCTTCGTGCCGACGAAAATGAACTCGGCTTCTTCGTCGACTTTCCTGAGCGCTTTTGCAATATTAAGCGCTGGAATTATATGTCCGCCTGTTCCTCCTCCGGCCATGATATATCTCATGTTTCTAACGCTATTTTTATTGGTTTCTCATTTAACGACACAGCCAAATACCTCGATATATTCAGCAAAATTCCCACGCTAAACATATGAACCAATAGCTGTGACCCACCATAGCTAACGAACGGGAGCGGAATTCCAGTAGTAGGGATAAGCTTTGTCACAACTGCAATGTTAATGGCTGAAAAGTAAAAGATTTCAGCCGAGATACCGAACGCAAGGAGCATTCCAAACATATCTTTTGCGCGAACCGCTATCTTAATGCCATGATACACTATGGTGCCTATCAAAAATATCGTTATTGCGCATCCCAGGAAGCCCAACTCGTCCCCAATTATCGCGAAAACGAAATCGGTATGCACCTCTGGCAAAAACAAAAGTTTTTGGAAGCTTTTCCCAAGTCCTTCACCGAAAAATCCACCGCTCCCAAGCGCTATAAGAGACTGCCGTGTTTGATAGCCGTGTCCTGTTGGGTCCTCATAGAATAGGAATGCAAGGATTCTCGCTCTCGCATACGGCGAGACCACTACAACAAACATTATAGCGACCGTTAGCCCAACGAGCATTATAACAAGGTATTTTTTCGGCATACCGGCTACCACAAACATCGTTAGTATCACAAGGCTAAGACCGACTGCCATTCCTATATTTGGCTGAATTAGAATCATGCCCAAAACCAGCGCCACTGGTAGAACCACCGTTAACGATACTTTTCTTATGTTCTTCCAGTCAAAACCTGGACAGGACAACCTGGTTGCCACAAACATTATCAAAGCGAGCTTGGCGAATTCTGAAGGCTGAATAGTCCAGCCGAATATGTTTATCCAGCGTCTTGCGCCCTTTATCGCACCTGAACCACCGAGATAAGGAGTTAGCGTTGCCAAAATCAACACAACACTCGCACCCAAAATTAGGGGGGAAAGTTTTCGCCATTTCCTGTAATCTATCGATGCAGCGATTATTAAACCGACAAAACTCAGAAACACTTTAAGCAACTGACGGACGAGGAAGAAATTCATGTCACCGCCGAATCGTTTGTAACTAATCATGGTCGATGCGCTGTAAACCATTACAGTTCCGAAAAGGACCAGAGCCACAGCAGCGAACAACAGTTTTATGTCAATTTGCCTGCTCATTTTTCGCACCAGTTATTTTTTTCACCAGCTCTTTGAATACTTTACCACGGTGCTCGAAATTTTTGAAAGCATCGAAACTCGCGCATCCCGGTGACAGAAGAACCACATCACCCTTCTTCGCAAGGTTTATCGCGGTCTCAACAGCTTCTTGAAAATCCTTAACCACAGTCGAAAAACCAGCCGCGCCACCAATTTGTTGCGCCATTTTCTTCGCTGTAGCACCCGTGAAAACAGCGGCTTTAACCTTTTTGGTCACCAAACCGCTCAAATACGAAAAATCAGCTCCCTTATCGTATCCACCAGCAATAAGAACTATCGGCCTATCAAACGATAGAAGAGCAAATCGAAGCGATTCCGGGTTTGTAGCTTTGGAATCATTAACAAAAAGTATCCCATTCCACAAAAGAAACCTCTCCAACCTGTGTTCAATACCTGAGAACCTCCTTAGCGTTTCAGCCAGAGATTCTTTTGGGACCTCAAACGGTATCGTTGCCGCGACACTTGCTAAAGCATTTGCAAGGTTATGAGGTCCGGGTATTCCGATTTCATCTTTGCTAAGGATCGGTTCGTCACGACGCATGATAATGCTATTCGAAAGCCACGCGCCATTCACTCGCCCATCACACATCGTGAAAGGAAGCACATCAGCAACGATCTTCCCCTCAAGCTTAGCCACCTCAGGCTGATCAATGTTCAGCACTGCGTAGCTGCCCGGCTTCTGCGTCTCAAAAAGTCTGAACTTCGCGCGATAATAGTCATCCACGGTATCGTATCTGTCCAAGTGATCGGGAGCAAGATTAAGAAGAATCCCAACAAAAGCGCTGAAACTATATATGGCTTCGAGTTGAAAGCTTGAGAGCTCAAGGACAGTTATAGAATCAGAACTCGTGCTTGTAACAACATCTGAATACGGTTTTCCGATATTTCCAGCCAGGAAAACTTTTTCGCCTGAATCTTCGAGAATTCTCGCTATAAGTGTCGCAGTAGTGCTCTTACCGTTCGAGCCTGTAACAGCAACAACACGGCCTTTTTCGAACCTAAATGCGAATTCAATCTCGCTAATCACAGGGATTCCCATTTCACGCGCCGCTTTTATAACATCTATACTCAAAGGGACACCGGGACTTACCACGAGCAAATCGGATTGAAGGACACGAGGAGTATGACCACCAACCTCGACATCTATTCCCAGTTCATTAAGAGCTTTTGCTTTTTCGATAAGCTCCTCATTCACGGCCGCATCAGAAACGAAGACTTTAAATCCGGCCTTCTTAGCAAGTTTGGCAGCAGCAATTCCACTTCGAGCAAGTCCGAGTATAGATATTTTTTTAGCTTGATTCACCATGATTTACCTTACTTTGAACGAAACCAATCCTAAGACCGCGAATATTATCCCAAGAATCCAGAACCTTACCACGATCTTTGGTTCAGCCCACCCCATAAGCTCGAAATGATGATGTATAGGCGCCATTCTGAAGAGCCTTTTCCCGCCAGTTCTCTTGAAATAGATGACCTGAAGTATCACAGACAATGCCTCCGCAACGAGGACGAATCCTGCGATGAGGAGCATAAACTCCTTTTTGAGTATCACTGCTATGACACCCAACGCAGCCCCCATCGACAGCGCGCCGGTATCACCCATAAAAATTTCGGCGGGATACGAATTATACCATAAAAACCCCAGTATAGCACCAGCCATTGATGCACAGAATATCGATAGTTCGCCGCTTCCGGGAAGATATATAATATTAAGATATGCGGTAAAATCCTGTCTGCCCGAAACATAAGCTACTACAGTGAATGTCGCTGCAAGGATTCCCACAAGCCCCGCTGCAAGACCATCAAGACCATCGCTAAGGTTCACTGCGTTGGACGCTCCTACTATTACAAGCATAGTAAATAGTATATAGCCGATGCCCATATTTATATATAAATTTTTAAGAAACGGCACTTCTGTTATAGTGCGTAAATCGAGCCCCGACGGAGTTTTTAAAGGATATAGATATATCATAATGCTTATGGCAAGAGCCAACATAAACTGGCCGTAAAGTTTATATCTTGCCAGAAGACCTTTTGGTTTATGTTTTACATCTTTTAGGTAATCATCAACAAATCCCATTGCCCCGGCGAGCACGACCGAAACAAGAGAAAGTATTATATACGGGTTGCCGATTTTTGCCCACAGTATAGTTCCCATCAAGACACCTGCGATAATAACCAAACCGCCCATCGTAGGGGTGCCTTTCTTTCCCTGATGTCTCTGGGGAACATCCTCTCGAATTTTGGTGACCCAATGCCTTTTTTTCAGGTATTTTATCAATGGTGAACAAAGAAAAACAGACACCAAAAAGCTCGTAGTAGCTGCCATAGCAAGTCTAAAGGTGATATACCTAAACAGGTTGAACACTATATACTTTTTCGCCAGTGGATATAAAATATAATACAGCATTATCCCTCCTCATCGGCCTTTGCCACACCAAATCTTTCAATGAGTGATTCCACAAACCTCTTCATCCCCATAGCATTAGAGCCTTTAACTAAAATCAGGTCACCATCTCTGACTTCCTCAAGTAGCTGCGTCTCAAGTTTTTCTGGGTCAACGAACCAGAAGATTTCTGAATCAAGCCCCATTTCCAAAGCGCGGGCGTTGGCTAACTCCATTCTCGGTCCAAAGAGAAATGCAACATCAACTCCATGTTTTTTTATGAGGTCTGCAACCTTGCGATGATAGATCTCCTCGTATTCACCCAGCTCGAGCATATCACCCAAGACAGCTACCTTTCTTTTTGCGTCAAGCATCGCCAGAACACCTAATGCCTCGTCAAGCGCGATAGGATTTGAATTGTAAGAATCGTCTATTATGGTCACATTTCCTGCTTTTATCAGGTTAAGTCTTGAGGGCGGCGGTTTGAAAAGCTCCAGCGCCTTTGAAGCTATAACCAATGGCACATCGAAGAAGTCAGACACTGCAATAGCTGCCAACGCCGAGTAAACTGCTCCTCTACCCAATGCATTGAGTTTAAAGCTAATCCCTCTGAAGGTGAATGATGCTTTCCCATTGACGAAAGAAAGCTCAATCGGCTTGTAATCACCTCGATTTATCCCAAAAGTTATTACTCTCCTATTGATTTTGTCCGCCACCGAGATAAGCTCATCACAGTCTGCATTTATTATGACCGGCGAATCAGGGGGCATGTGATTCGTTATCTTAATCTTTTCTGAAAGTATGTTCTCGACCGAACCCAATCCTTCAGTATGGACCGGGGCGATAGAGGTTATTACCGCTACATCAGGAGCAGCAATTTCCGAAAGCCGCTCCATCTCACCCACAGTATTTATACCAAGTTCCACAACGGCAAATTCAACATCCTCGCCCATCTCGAGTATAGTCAGCGGAAGTCCGATAAGATTGTTATAATTCTTTTTCGCTGAGTGAGTCGTGTATTTAGTTGCAAGAATCTTTGCTATCATCTCTCTGGTGGTCGTCTTCCCCACAGAACCAGTTATCCCGATAGTTTTTGGGTTTAAAGTTCTCCGATACTCTTTAGCCAACTCACCAAGCGCGAAAAGCGTGTCATCGACAATAATCTGAGGTATATCTACATCAATTTTTCTTTCCACAACCGCAGCTATCGCCCCGTTTTGATACGCATGGGAAACGAAATCATGTCCGTCACGCTTACCCTTAAGTGCGAAAAACACCTCTCCCGGGGCAATAGTTCTCGAGTCCACAGACACTCCGCGTGCGTATACCTCTCCCGCCTCTTTTGGCACAAGCTTGCCCTTCATTACCGCTGCTATTTTCGCGAGTCTCTCAGCCTTCATTATTAACTCCCCAAAAAGCTTTTATCGCATCTCGAGCAACTTCCACATCGTCAAAATGGATAATTTTATCTCCGATAATCTGGTAATCCTCGTGTCCCTTCCCGGCTATCAGCACTATATCTCCAGCTTTAGCGTTTTCTATTGCGTGGAAAATGGCTTTTCTTCGGTCCGCTATTCGTATCCAGTTGTCGCGGCACACGCCCTCAATTATCATGTCTATTATTTTTTCGGGGTCCTCGGTTCTGGGATTGTCCGATGTTATCACCACATAATCCGCATATTTAGTAGCCACCTCACCCATTATTGGCCTTTTGAGCTTATCTCTATCGCCACCTGCCCCAAAGACCACTATCACCCTGCCACGAGTTAGTTTCCGAGCTGCGGTTATAAGATTTCTCAACGCTTCGGGAGTATGAGCATAATCGACAACCACAGTAAAAGGTTGCCCAAGCTCAACTTTCTCAAAACGACCGCGCACACCTTTGAACGCAGCTAATG harbors:
- a CDS encoding rod shape-determining protein, with the translated sequence MSEHIFGVIDIGTSKIGAAIFGASRKGINIKSICAKETDGIVQGAVIEPEKTAATIKVVMRNAIEMADIMPEKVFGILGGSGVKSFVSKGVRVRKEGNRAKMVDAIFKAIGSSEIFSMMPDGKLIDFKFFVENDSKADNDFSEQIYEGDIIAFAASISSVDNAQAAFNMAGVYADELIAGQLAISEGVSSEDRHWENAIIIDIGADVTDILVYIDGKLVLTEAHHLAGNIITQDLVYMLRLSKATAEGLKRNFGNALPEEIIEHASILIPTTEDWESDTVNLKFASKVISARVEEIFELCKKIILTNKIEISKNVFTQGVILTGGGALLHGVDVVASRVFGLPARLAEPQIEIRAPKGFRRHQFATLVGGMLLAYKREILGIDCDESDSLNASFWESLRQWIYERL
- a CDS encoding FtsQ-type POTRA domain-containing protein encodes the protein MQNFAKILLAISLVVGISMLWILVVNPLFRLNRIIVTGNIRLSKDYILHTIGLTTGRNLLLVNVERIKRKLMNMKEIELADVYIKYPHTLYISVVEKKPAYLLNTGRFWGLTENGEVLPMEGYSGIIDLPIITPIEDCIVEPYTIVNCKSANLALNFLNYIAEHESGMLDIISEVIAPYEDEIIIILRESGVKVLVGDDWDIWDKLNVVLDNIGKDIQKVDEIDFRFSGQAVVRYKEKYMVRSWGEQ
- the murB gene encoding UDP-N-acetylmuramate dehydrogenase; protein product: MVADVEKVIDEIKGICRIERNYPLSLLTSFGIGGPADLVLFPSSKEQLIKVLQILAEAEIPVYVLGKGTNVLASDDGFSGAVVVIGEGLDGIVKLGGGVWVFEAGLPLSRAIFTVAKDGFGGLEPLAGIPGSVGGAVAMNAGAYGVEIADELMELEIWVGSSKTKVLRKADLVINYRGIGIPSGSVILSAKFELPKVGAKYALERINYFKTLRAESQPIDAKCAGCIFRNPPGLHAGKLIDDAGLKGKQIGGAKISEKHANFIVNVGGATARDVMSLIELIRDVVYKKFGVKLELEIKILGNI
- a CDS encoding UDP-N-acetylmuramate--L-alanine ligase — encoded protein: MSRKVKWLHFVGIGGSGMSGIAEILLNLGYKITGSDIRKSDVTKRLERLGAKVFYEHSAENVGDADVVVVSSAIKSDNPEVIAAKERGIPIIPRAEMLAELMRLKYGIAVAGTHGKSTTTSLIGQVLTEADVDPTVIVGGRVVNLRSNVRLGTGQYLVAEADEFDKSFLRLSPTIAVVTNIEREHMESYGDIENLFDAFLQFMNKVPFYGAVILCIDEPPLQELMPKIERRVITYGLSTQADVRAVKISFSEKGTDFEVLVSDKPVGSVHTKLVGLHNVKNTLAAIAVGIELGLDFEDIKRGLAKFQGVYRRFQIKGYVSGILVIDDFAHHPTEIRVTLQAAKMTYDRRVVAVFQPHLYSRTKEFAHEFGKAFLDSDVLVVTDVYGAREEPIEGVTGELIARAAKDYGHRSVFYEPKMENIPALLLKITKPNDIVMTIGAGNIWKVGDEFLKQLSAKVEREK
- the murG gene encoding undecaprenyldiphospho-muramoylpentapeptide beta-N-acetylglucosaminyltransferase codes for the protein MAGGGTGGHIIPALNIAKALRKVDEEAEFIFVGTKRGLETSLVPKAGFQLKLIEAKPWKGFKAVFALFKGVLKSLSIIKKFRPNALIGTGGYVSAPAILAAAMSGVPIFLQEQNSYPGLATRFGSVFARKVFLGFDEAKKYLWRKKFAIHTGNPITPMEMSEDKSSCRERFGLSPSLPTVLLTGGSQGSSPLNTIMRLMIEEVGFPQKCQLLWQCGKRDFEDLRNWIAKRKEPIKILDFIDDMWSAYRASDLVVCRAGAITLAEIAAAGLPAIIVPYPYAAGNHQSKNAMVFAEKGAAIVIEQRELTPKILYETIDGLLRNKEKLDAMSKAMLEIAKPNASQVIAEFIYAEIRGDSEEG
- the ftsW gene encoding putative lipid II flippase FtsW, with the translated sequence MSRQIDIKLLFAAVALVLFGTVMVYSASTMISYKRFGGDMNFFLVRQLLKVFLSFVGLIIAASIDYRKWRKLSPLILGASVVLILATLTPYLGGSGAIKGARRWINIFGWTIQPSEFAKLALIMFVATRLSCPGFDWKNIRKVSLTVVLPVALVLGMILIQPNIGMAVGLSLVILTMFVVAGMPKKYLVIMLVGLTVAIMFVVVVSPYARARILAFLFYEDPTGHGYQTRQSLIALGSGGFFGEGLGKSFQKLLFLPEVHTDFVFAIIGDELGFLGCAITIFLIGTIVYHGIKIAVRAKDMFGMLLAFGISAEIFYFSAINIAVVTKLIPTTGIPLPFVSYGGSQLLVHMFSVGILLNISRYLAVSLNEKPIKIALET
- the murD gene encoding UDP-N-acetylmuramoyl-L-alanine--D-glutamate ligase; protein product: MVNQAKKISILGLARSGIAAAKLAKKAGFKVFVSDAAVNEELIEKAKALNELGIDVEVGGHTPRVLQSDLLVVSPGVPLSIDVIKAAREMGIPVISEIEFAFRFEKGRVVAVTGSNGKSTTATLIARILEDSGEKVFLAGNIGKPYSDVVTSTSSDSITVLELSSFQLEAIYSFSAFVGILLNLAPDHLDRYDTVDDYYRAKFRLFETQKPGSYAVLNIDQPEVAKLEGKIVADVLPFTMCDGRVNGAWLSNSIIMRRDEPILSKDEIGIPGPHNLANALASVAATIPFEVPKESLAETLRRFSGIEHRLERFLLWNGILFVNDSKATNPESLRFALLSFDRPIVLIAGGYDKGADFSYLSGLVTKKVKAAVFTGATAKKMAQQIGGAAGFSTVVKDFQEAVETAINLAKKGDVVLLSPGCASFDAFKNFEHRGKVFKELVKKITGAKNEQAN
- a CDS encoding phospho-N-acetylmuramoyl-pentapeptide-transferase produces the protein MLYYILYPLAKKYIVFNLFRYITFRLAMAATTSFLVSVFLCSPLIKYLKKRHWVTKIREDVPQRHQGKKGTPTMGGLVIIAGVLMGTILWAKIGNPYIILSLVSVVLAGAMGFVDDYLKDVKHKPKGLLARYKLYGQFMLALAISIMIYLYPLKTPSGLDLRTITEVPFLKNLYINMGIGYILFTMLVIVGASNAVNLSDGLDGLAAGLVGILAATFTVVAYVSGRQDFTAYLNIIYLPGSGELSIFCASMAGAILGFLWYNSYPAEIFMGDTGALSMGAALGVIAVILKKEFMLLIAGFVLVAEALSVILQVIYFKRTGGKRLFRMAPIHHHFELMGWAEPKIVVRFWILGIIFAVLGLVSFKVR
- a CDS encoding UDP-N-acetylmuramoyl-tripeptide--D-alanyl-D-alanine ligase gives rise to the protein MKAERLAKIAAVMKGKLVPKEAGEVYARGVSVDSRTIAPGEVFFALKGKRDGHDFVSHAYQNGAIAAVVERKIDVDIPQIIVDDTLFALGELAKEYRRTLNPKTIGITGSVGKTTTREMIAKILATKYTTHSAKKNYNNLIGLPLTILEMGEDVEFAVVELGINTVGEMERLSEIAAPDVAVITSIAPVHTEGLGSVENILSEKIKITNHMPPDSPVIINADCDELISVADKINRRVITFGINRGDYKPIELSFVNGKASFTFRGISFKLNALGRGAVYSALAAIAVSDFFDVPLVIASKALELFKPPPSRLNLIKAGNVTIIDDSYNSNPIALDEALGVLAMLDAKRKVAVLGDMLELGEYEEIYHRKVADLIKKHGVDVAFLFGPRMELANARALEMGLDSEIFWFVDPEKLETQLLEEVRDGDLILVKGSNAMGMKRFVESLIERFGVAKADEEG